From the Anaerobaca lacustris genome, one window contains:
- a CDS encoding sugar phosphate isomerase/epimerase family protein, whose product MRKPIIAATIVCLLCVGTSFAQKTPTGNPSDFKIKTCLHSVSYAGFWRGQARLTVDEFLLKAKELGYDGVMLMAKRPHVSPLDYDAEARRALKRRIEGLGLELVCLAGYTDFTGGSDKVGIPNVEIQAAYVGELARLARDLGTDVVRIFTGYERPGIPYDRQYALVLEGLRLAGKEAAKYGVTLAVQNHHDIGSHHDTMFWLLEEVNLPNVKAAYDPWTPTLQGFSSAELRASVLKMKPYMIHTTAADYVRHPRYLYDGSLTNFIAQDTVLRAVPVGEGIIDYETFFKALKEIGYQGYIAYEMCEVLDGGGDLENLDRTAAKFVTYMRDFERRSR is encoded by the coding sequence ATGCGAAAGCCCATCATTGCCGCAACGATCGTGTGCCTGCTTTGTGTCGGGACGTCATTCGCGCAGAAGACGCCAACGGGCAACCCAAGCGACTTCAAGATCAAGACCTGCCTGCATTCGGTCAGCTACGCGGGCTTCTGGCGGGGGCAGGCCCGGCTGACCGTCGACGAATTTCTTCTGAAGGCCAAAGAACTGGGCTACGACGGCGTGATGCTCATGGCCAAGCGCCCGCACGTCTCGCCGCTGGACTACGACGCCGAGGCGCGACGGGCGCTGAAGCGACGAATTGAAGGGCTCGGCCTCGAACTGGTCTGCCTGGCCGGCTACACTGACTTCACCGGCGGCAGCGACAAGGTGGGCATCCCCAACGTCGAGATCCAGGCGGCCTATGTGGGCGAGCTGGCCAGGCTCGCTCGCGATCTGGGCACGGACGTGGTTCGCATTTTCACCGGCTACGAGCGGCCCGGCATCCCGTACGACCGGCAGTACGCGCTCGTGCTGGAGGGCTTGCGTCTGGCGGGCAAGGAAGCTGCCAAGTACGGTGTCACACTGGCCGTCCAGAACCACCACGACATCGGGTCGCACCACGACACGATGTTCTGGCTGCTCGAAGAGGTGAACCTGCCCAACGTCAAGGCCGCGTACGATCCGTGGACGCCCACGCTCCAGGGGTTCAGTTCCGCCGAGCTGCGGGCGTCGGTCCTGAAGATGAAGCCATACATGATCCACACGACCGCCGCCGATTACGTTCGCCACCCGCGATACCTCTACGACGGCAGCTTGACCAACTTCATCGCGCAGGACACGGTGCTGCGGGCCGTCCCTGTCGGCGAAGGGATCATCGACTATGAGACCTTCTTCAAAGCCCTCAAGGAGATCGGCTACCAGGGCTACATCGCGTACGAAATGTGTGAGGTTCTCGACGGGGGCGGCGACCTGGAAAACCTCGACCGCACCGCTGCGAAGTTTGTCACTTACATGAGAGATTTCGAGCGGCGCAGCCGATAG
- the gltA gene encoding NADPH-dependent glutamate synthase has protein sequence MTHEERQELLESLLAKQKAGTLKPRDRFDIPPQNMPEQDAAARRRNVSEVALGYTEMQARLEAMRCLQCKTAPCVQGCPVGIRIKDFIAAIADGHCDRALDIIKENSLLPAVCGRVCPQEVQCQETCTVGLKFKDVSRAVSIGRLERFVADLDCNGAAIPSVASLTGKKVAIVGSGPGGIVAAADTRRAGHDVTVFEAFHKPGGVMVYGIPEFRLPKAIVHDEIETLKKMGVRIVTNFIVGRTRTIEQLMTEDGFDAVYIGVGAGLPSFMGIEGESLVGVYSANEYLTRANLMKAYDFGSGADTPIAASKRVAVVGGGNVAMDAARTAVRVGAEKVYLIYRRTEKEMPARVEEVHHAKQEGIEFHLLQSPKRIVGDQNSRATAIECLRYELGEPDDSGRRRPVAIAGSEFLIDVDTVIIAIGNQANPLIRQTTTGLEFNKWGNLVVDENCRTSMPGVYAGGDIVLGAATVILAMGQGRIAAAAINDDLADKPR, from the coding sequence GTGACGCACGAAGAGAGACAGGAACTGTTGGAGAGCCTGCTGGCCAAACAGAAGGCCGGCACACTGAAGCCCAGGGATCGGTTTGACATTCCGCCGCAGAACATGCCCGAGCAGGACGCCGCAGCGCGACGCCGCAACGTCAGTGAGGTCGCGCTGGGCTATACGGAGATGCAGGCTCGCCTCGAAGCGATGCGGTGCCTCCAGTGCAAGACCGCCCCGTGCGTACAAGGCTGCCCGGTTGGCATTCGGATCAAGGATTTCATCGCCGCCATCGCGGACGGCCACTGTGATCGGGCCCTCGATATCATCAAGGAGAACTCGCTGCTGCCGGCGGTCTGCGGACGCGTCTGCCCGCAGGAAGTGCAGTGCCAGGAGACGTGCACCGTCGGACTCAAGTTCAAGGATGTTTCGAGGGCCGTCTCCATCGGGCGGCTCGAACGATTCGTCGCGGATCTCGACTGCAATGGCGCCGCCATCCCATCCGTTGCGTCGCTGACGGGCAAAAAGGTCGCCATCGTCGGATCGGGCCCCGGCGGCATCGTGGCGGCGGCCGACACGCGAAGGGCCGGCCACGACGTCACGGTCTTCGAGGCCTTTCACAAGCCCGGCGGTGTCATGGTCTATGGCATCCCGGAGTTCCGGCTGCCCAAGGCCATCGTTCATGACGAGATCGAGACGCTGAAGAAAATGGGCGTGCGGATCGTGACGAACTTCATCGTCGGACGCACGCGGACCATCGAACAGCTCATGACCGAAGATGGCTTCGACGCCGTCTATATCGGCGTCGGCGCGGGCCTGCCCAGCTTCATGGGTATCGAAGGCGAGTCGCTCGTCGGCGTCTACAGCGCCAATGAATACCTGACCCGGGCCAACCTGATGAAAGCCTACGACTTCGGCTCGGGCGCCGACACCCCCATCGCCGCGTCGAAGAGAGTCGCGGTCGTCGGCGGCGGCAACGTCGCAATGGATGCAGCCCGTACGGCGGTGCGCGTCGGCGCCGAGAAGGTGTATCTGATCTACCGCCGAACCGAGAAGGAGATGCCCGCCCGCGTCGAAGAGGTCCATCACGCCAAACAGGAGGGCATCGAATTCCACCTGCTGCAGAGCCCCAAGCGGATCGTGGGCGACCAGAACAGCCGCGCAACGGCCATCGAGTGCCTGCGCTACGAGCTGGGCGAGCCGGACGACTCCGGGCGCAGGCGGCCCGTGGCCATCGCCGGATCGGAGTTCCTGATCGACGTCGATACCGTCATCATCGCCATCGGCAACCAGGCCAATCCGCTGATCCGACAGACCACAACGGGCCTCGAGTTCAACAAGTGGGGCAACCTCGTCGTCGATGAGAACTGCCGGACCTCGATGCCGGGCGTCTATGCCGGAGGCGACATCGTGCTCGGCGCGGCCACCGTCATTCTGGCGATGGGCCAGGGCCGCATCGCTGCGGCCGCCATCAACGACGACCTCGCCGACAAACCTCGATAG
- a CDS encoding sulfide/dihydroorotate dehydrogenase-like FAD/NAD-binding protein has product MSHRIVGKKELGTDVFWARIEAPLIAQARQPGQFIILSINNDYSERIPLTIAGADPSAGTIELIWQRVGKTTAEMANLAEGDEIANISGPLGTPTHIENFGTVVCVGGGIGAAPLLPIATALKNAGNRLVSILGFRSKDRLILERDFAAISDELVVTTDDGSYGRKALVTEPLAEACGRDPRPGHAFIIGPTIMMKFCCDVTRQFDVPTQVSLNTIMIDGTGMCGGCRVEVDGKPKFVCVDGPEFDGHRVNFDLMIKRMNAYKPQERQAHEQYEQHRCKIGLDE; this is encoded by the coding sequence ATGTCCCATCGAATCGTAGGCAAGAAAGAGCTGGGCACGGACGTCTTCTGGGCGCGCATCGAAGCTCCTTTGATCGCACAGGCCCGGCAGCCGGGCCAGTTCATCATTCTCAGCATCAACAACGACTACTCCGAACGGATCCCCCTGACCATTGCCGGGGCCGATCCCTCGGCCGGCACGATCGAGCTGATCTGGCAGCGCGTCGGCAAGACGACGGCCGAGATGGCGAACCTGGCCGAGGGTGACGAAATTGCCAACATCTCGGGGCCGCTCGGTACGCCCACGCACATCGAGAATTTCGGGACCGTCGTCTGCGTCGGAGGCGGGATCGGAGCCGCCCCCCTGCTGCCGATCGCAACCGCCCTGAAGAACGCGGGCAACCGCCTCGTCAGCATCCTCGGCTTCCGCTCGAAGGACCGGCTCATTCTCGAGCGCGACTTCGCCGCAATCAGCGACGAACTCGTCGTCACGACCGACGACGGCTCCTACGGCCGCAAGGCGCTCGTCACCGAGCCGCTCGCAGAGGCATGCGGCCGCGATCCCAGACCAGGCCATGCCTTTATTATCGGCCCGACGATCATGATGAAGTTCTGCTGCGATGTGACCCGGCAATTCGACGTGCCGACCCAGGTCTCGCTGAACACGATCATGATCGATGGGACCGGTATGTGTGGCGGGTGCCGCGTCGAGGTCGACGGCAAGCCCAAGTTCGTCTGCGTCGACGGGCCCGAATTCGACGGGCACCGGGTCAACTTCGATCTGATGATCAAACGCATGAACGCCTACAAGCCGCAGGAACGACAGGCGCACGAGCAATACGAGCAGCACCGATGCAAGATCGGCCTGGATGAATGA
- the trxA gene encoding thioredoxin, translating to MAGNVIELTDATFDEVVHNSEGPVLVDFWAPWCGPCKMIGPVIEELANEYAGKAKICKLNTDDARDSAVEFGISAIPTIILFKEGQVQKKWVGLTGKKDLAEAIDSLL from the coding sequence ATGGCAGGCAACGTAATCGAACTGACGGATGCCACTTTCGATGAGGTAGTGCACAATTCCGAGGGCCCGGTCCTGGTGGACTTCTGGGCGCCGTGGTGCGGGCCCTGCAAGATGATCGGTCCGGTCATCGAAGAGCTTGCCAACGAATATGCCGGGAAAGCCAAGATCTGCAAGCTGAATACCGATGACGCCCGCGACAGTGCGGTCGAGTTCGGCATCAGCGCCATCCCGACGATCATCCTGTTCAAAGAGGGACAGGTCCAGAAGAAATGGGTCGGCCTGACGGGCAAGAAGGACCTCGCCGAAGCGATCGACAGTCTGCTGTAA
- a CDS encoding segregation and condensation protein A gives MADYRVNLEIFAGPLDLLLYLVRKEEVDIYDIPLAKITDQYLRYVEILKQFDIDLAGDFLVMAATLMEIKSAMLLPKAAPEEMTAEEASDPRAELIRQLLEYKKFKDAANLLDAAAEQHQERYGRPTSLIDRLAPDAEPEVDMDQVSIWDLLEAFDTVCKAIGNTVYTGHIKDDTPIDLYQIEILHRLQTEGPMTFERVFDTRPNRLVMVGLFLALLELIRDKLIWAEQSETAANQIYLRALTDEPAEQAVQRAILSVAEEEPETPDESLAPSDSEPPRKPAIPIEELPARPNRPALQPEDPDTLQAAEQAAGESAAELPIPVLELPARKDPPAERPQEAPTVETQPPSPADRL, from the coding sequence CTGGCTGATTACCGCGTCAATCTGGAGATCTTCGCCGGCCCGCTCGACCTGCTGCTGTACCTGGTCCGCAAGGAGGAGGTCGATATCTACGACATCCCTCTGGCGAAGATCACGGATCAGTACCTGCGCTATGTCGAGATCCTCAAGCAGTTCGACATCGACCTGGCCGGCGATTTTCTGGTCATGGCCGCGACGCTAATGGAGATCAAGTCGGCCATGCTGCTGCCGAAGGCGGCGCCGGAAGAGATGACCGCAGAGGAGGCCAGCGATCCGCGGGCCGAACTGATCCGTCAGCTCCTCGAATACAAGAAGTTCAAAGACGCCGCCAATCTTCTCGATGCGGCCGCCGAGCAACATCAGGAACGATACGGGCGTCCGACCAGCCTGATCGACCGACTGGCGCCGGACGCTGAGCCCGAAGTGGACATGGACCAGGTCAGTATCTGGGACCTGCTCGAAGCCTTCGACACGGTCTGCAAGGCCATCGGCAACACCGTCTATACGGGCCATATCAAGGACGATACCCCGATCGACCTGTACCAGATCGAGATCCTGCACCGCCTCCAGACTGAAGGCCCGATGACGTTCGAGCGTGTTTTCGACACCCGTCCGAACCGCCTCGTCATGGTCGGGTTGTTCCTGGCCCTGCTCGAACTGATTCGCGACAAGCTGATCTGGGCCGAGCAGAGCGAAACCGCCGCCAATCAGATCTACCTGCGGGCCCTGACGGATGAGCCTGCCGAACAGGCTGTGCAGAGGGCCATCCTCTCCGTTGCAGAAGAGGAGCCCGAAACACCCGATGAAAGCCTGGCCCCATCGGACAGCGAGCCGCCCCGCAAACCCGCGATCCCGATTGAGGAATTGCCCGCCAGGCCGAACCGGCCTGCCCTCCAGCCGGAGGACCCCGACACGCTGCAAGCCGCAGAGCAGGCAGCGGGCGAGTCCGCCGCCGAATTGCCGATTCCCGTCCTGGAACTGCCCGCCAGAAAGGACCCGCCGGCCGAGCGGCCCCAGGAGGCCCCAACGGTCGAAACCCAGCCGCCTTCGCCCGCCGACCGTTTGTGA
- a CDS encoding putative signal transducing protein has product MEDRLVTVARFENYIEAELARQQLDDNGIKAVVMGENVGNIYAGAPVVQDIELQTFECDAEKAQKILQEQD; this is encoded by the coding sequence ATGGAAGACAGACTCGTAACCGTCGCTCGATTCGAGAACTACATCGAGGCCGAACTGGCCCGACAGCAACTGGACGACAACGGCATCAAGGCGGTCGTCATGGGCGAGAACGTCGGCAACATCTACGCCGGCGCGCCCGTCGTACAGGATATCGAACTCCAGACGTTCGAGTGCGACGCCGAGAAGGCCCAGAAGATCCTCCAAGAGCAGGACTGA